One Trueperaceae bacterium DNA segment encodes these proteins:
- a CDS encoding diguanylate cyclase produces the protein MKTSARIAQLNEQAWQQVGPDTRKALALAEEAAAEARRLEDGLQLGLALRTVGACKLETGELAEARRVLAAAEEVLRDLPECQSVLAQVFRLRSRVCFISQEYEKALRFIHAGLQACKESEDPQLEAAVLNQAGTTYAHLGSYEEGLEYLLASLEVLEKAGLDATGHPLNNIGNIYMLQGDPERALDFFERAKRAFDETGTGRDRVIALGNIGRALEELGDTEGARARHEEGVVLARETEDPIYLPPALTKLARVMGKLGRTEEALNLLMEALELCPADSSPFREEPLMALANLHLAMGAPGEAERLYRETIRLAVRHENRQLEAEALLGLSRALEGAERWREALEAYHRHQELAAAAARELFSNKTQALLLHNEVKQSKRDRKLLRDVNEQLKVAYAELEAKSAELERLSLEDPLTKLFNRRQLERRMADEIARLERYGERFSLLMCDVDDFKAINDRFSHGMGDQILVQLAQILISHTRSTDLVARVGGEEFLLLLPHTAAAEAAQVAEKVRAAVVEFPWDSLGVGTVTVSIGVAEGRLGEDASALMGSVDRELYRAKRSGKNRVCVAPAGSGEDDLEAESLGGGDERT, from the coding sequence TTGAAGACCAGTGCCCGAATCGCTCAACTGAACGAACAGGCCTGGCAGCAGGTAGGCCCCGACACCCGCAAGGCCCTGGCATTGGCCGAAGAGGCGGCAGCCGAGGCGAGAAGGCTGGAGGATGGCCTGCAGCTTGGCCTGGCGTTGCGGACGGTGGGCGCCTGCAAGCTGGAGACCGGTGAACTGGCGGAAGCGCGGCGCGTCCTCGCAGCCGCCGAAGAGGTCCTTCGCGACCTGCCGGAGTGCCAGTCGGTGCTGGCACAGGTGTTCCGGCTCCGGTCCAGGGTCTGTTTCATCTCACAGGAGTACGAGAAGGCGCTGAGGTTCATCCACGCCGGACTCCAGGCCTGCAAGGAGTCGGAGGACCCTCAGCTGGAGGCGGCCGTGCTCAACCAGGCGGGTACCACCTACGCCCACCTGGGCTCGTACGAGGAGGGGTTGGAGTACCTCCTGGCCAGCCTCGAGGTTCTCGAGAAAGCCGGCCTCGACGCTACCGGGCATCCGCTCAACAACATCGGCAACATCTACATGCTGCAGGGCGACCCGGAACGAGCCCTCGACTTCTTCGAGCGGGCCAAACGAGCGTTCGACGAGACGGGCACGGGTCGGGATCGGGTGATAGCGCTGGGGAACATCGGTCGGGCGCTCGAGGAGCTGGGCGACACCGAGGGCGCCCGCGCCCGCCATGAAGAGGGCGTCGTGCTGGCGAGGGAGACAGAGGACCCGATCTACCTGCCTCCCGCCCTCACGAAACTGGCGCGCGTGATGGGCAAGCTGGGCCGGACCGAGGAGGCGCTGAACCTGCTGATGGAGGCGCTCGAGTTGTGCCCGGCCGACTCCTCGCCGTTCCGAGAGGAACCACTCATGGCCCTGGCTAACCTCCACCTCGCCATGGGTGCGCCCGGCGAGGCCGAGAGGCTCTACCGCGAGACCATCCGACTGGCCGTACGGCACGAGAACCGACAGCTCGAAGCCGAGGCGCTGCTGGGCCTCTCGAGGGCGCTGGAGGGCGCCGAGAGGTGGCGTGAGGCGCTCGAGGCCTACCACCGGCACCAGGAGCTCGCCGCCGCCGCGGCCCGAGAACTCTTCTCCAACAAGACGCAGGCTCTGCTGCTCCATAACGAGGTGAAGCAGTCGAAGCGCGACAGGAAGCTGCTGCGCGATGTGAACGAACAGTTGAAGGTCGCCTACGCCGAGCTCGAGGCGAAGAGCGCCGAGCTCGAACGGCTCAGCCTGGAAGACCCGCTCACCAAGCTGTTCAACCGGAGGCAGCTGGAGCGGAGGATGGCGGACGAGATCGCCAGGCTGGAACGGTACGGTGAGCGGTTCAGCCTGCTCATGTGCGACGTCGACGATTTCAAGGCGATCAACGACCGCTTCTCGCACGGGATGGGCGATCAGATCCTGGTGCAACTCGCCCAGATACTGATTTCCCATACCCGCTCGACCGATCTCGTCGCCCGGGTTGGCGGTGAGGAGTTCCTCCTGCTCCTGCCCCACACCGCCGCGGCCGAAGCGGCCCAGGTAGCGGAGAAGGTGCGGGCCGCGGTGGTGGAGTTCCCGTGGGACAGTCTGGGCGTAGGCACGGTAACGGTCAGCATCGGCGTCGCCGAAGGGCGGCTCGGCGAGGATGCCTCTGCCCTCATGGGGAGCGTCGACCGGGAGCTCTACCGGGCGAAGAGGTCGGGCAAGAACAGGGTCTGCGTGGCGCCGGCGGGTAGCGGCGAGGACGACCTGGAGGCCGAGTCGCTGGGAGGCGGCGACGAGCGGACGTGA
- a CDS encoding kelch repeat-containing protein has translation MVPRSPGVVALLSLTLLGAVVAWYRQPSSEPSAGGWIRLQAMPTPRSEMPAALLGDTIYVPGGLGASGRTLSTLEAYDVDADEWRVLEPLPLPLHHTAAVGVGGRVLVAGGYTDLEFRSDNSAAWAFDPTSGSWERIADMPAPRAAHALVEIAGLVYAVGGAGPRSEELWAYDPSADSWRTDLAAMPTPREHLTAVAIDGLLYAIGGRVGRRNLAVVEVYDPATDSWTSAPPVPTARSGHGAAVVAGEIHVAGGEDLAADVALDSHEVFDPVAGQWRVAVPLPSPRHGLASAGAGGRWYLIGGAEEPGARTFVSLTDAVAALHVDPSR, from the coding sequence ATGGTTCCCCGTTCACCTGGAGTGGTCGCACTCCTGTCGCTCACCCTTCTGGGCGCGGTAGTCGCCTGGTACCGGCAGCCAAGCTCGGAGCCCTCGGCCGGAGGGTGGATACGCCTGCAGGCCATGCCAACGCCGCGCTCCGAGATGCCCGCTGCCCTCCTCGGCGATACCATCTACGTGCCTGGCGGACTGGGCGCTTCCGGCCGGACCCTGAGCACCCTGGAGGCGTACGACGTCGACGCCGACGAGTGGCGGGTGCTCGAGCCGCTCCCGCTGCCGCTTCACCACACCGCTGCCGTGGGTGTTGGCGGGCGAGTTCTGGTGGCGGGCGGTTACACGGATCTCGAGTTCAGATCCGACAACTCAGCGGCCTGGGCGTTCGACCCGACCAGCGGAAGCTGGGAGCGCATCGCCGATATGCCCGCCCCGCGAGCCGCGCACGCCCTCGTCGAGATCGCCGGCCTCGTCTATGCCGTGGGCGGCGCCGGTCCCCGCAGCGAAGAGCTGTGGGCCTACGATCCCTCGGCCGACAGCTGGCGTACCGACCTGGCGGCGATGCCGACGCCCCGCGAGCACCTCACGGCAGTGGCGATCGATGGACTCCTCTACGCGATCGGGGGTCGAGTCGGACGCAGGAACCTGGCAGTCGTCGAGGTGTACGACCCGGCGACCGACAGCTGGACGTCGGCGCCGCCGGTCCCGACAGCGCGGAGCGGCCACGGCGCCGCCGTCGTCGCCGGCGAGATCCACGTGGCGGGCGGCGAAGACCTCGCGGCCGACGTCGCCCTCGACAGCCACGAGGTTTTCGACCCGGTCGCCGGTCAATGGCGGGTCGCGGTGCCTCTGCCCTCGCCCCGTCACGGCCTGGCGAGCGCAGGGGCAGGTGGGAGGTGGTACCTGATCGGCGGGGCCGAGGAGCCCGGAGCCCGGACCTTCGTCTCCTTGACCGACGCGGTTGCAGCCCTCCACGTCGACCCTTCGCGCTGA
- a CDS encoding UbiX family flavin prenyltransferase: MIVGISGASGAIYGIRALEVLRDAGVETHLILSKGARATISLETSLRVEEVKSLASFVHSEQNLAASISSGSFPTDGMLVAPCSIKTLSGIANSYADNLLTRAADVVLKEGRKLVLMVRETPLHRGHLRLMSEACENGAVIMPPVPAFYHQPITLEDIVDQSVGKALDQFGIDAGLFRRWQGSAGREGAKRTPTGDEE; this comes from the coding sequence ATGATCGTGGGCATAAGCGGCGCGTCGGGCGCGATCTACGGGATACGCGCACTGGAGGTCCTGCGGGATGCTGGGGTCGAGACCCACCTGATCCTGAGCAAGGGCGCGCGGGCGACGATCTCTCTCGAGACCAGCCTGCGGGTCGAAGAGGTCAAGTCGCTGGCCAGCTTCGTCCACTCGGAGCAGAACCTGGCGGCCTCGATCTCGAGCGGCTCGTTCCCCACCGACGGGATGCTGGTGGCCCCATGCAGCATCAAGACCCTCTCTGGCATCGCGAATTCGTACGCCGACAACCTGCTGACCAGGGCCGCCGATGTCGTCCTCAAGGAGGGGCGGAAGCTGGTGCTGATGGTCCGCGAGACCCCCCTCCACCGAGGCCACCTGCGCCTCATGAGCGAGGCGTGCGAGAACGGCGCGGTGATCATGCCGCCGGTGCCCGCCTTCTACCACCAACCCATCACGCTCGAGGACATCGTCGATCAGAGCGTGGGCAAGGCGCTCGATCAGTTCGGCATCGACGCCGGGCTGTTCCGGCGCTGGCAGGGGAGCGCCGGCAGAGAAGGCGCGAAGAGAACCCCGACCGGGGACGAGGAGTAG
- a CDS encoding PD-(D/E)XK nuclease family protein, giving the protein MVDREAARFVVTSARLGVEPPPQAEGLILPNRQAARSLGVPYRSLEGLAQGVIRSRGVRIAPKVVAHRMLRLAVVRSGAGSDPGGIARAAESTLRELLRAGVDLDALGQVGNRRVERLAAIAVSYRRLLAQEGLIDAAELLWRASELVMEPVRLQLRGFPRLPAAERAFLDAVAAPGSTIQLPLPADGAPLFAENLEALSDFRARGWVTRQEQQPGTERAEGPGTLGVKLAEEFLTGRSESRRANLACYAYPDLEAESRGTLALVKRLLRRGVSPGRIAIVARDEESYGPTLLAVAEEYGVPLRVLYQVPLAQARFGAWLAELLEALESHLPFEETARVLAHPLVNGLDGETWAEVRSEHTSGWEAWRARLPYLGEAWPASADRREFIERLESLVSDLGAPRNALAWAREARAVTIFFEELRSLPGRSAEVTLEEFIAEAAELLNLLTVPAQPGRGGVELHTPLSLFGASVDHLFVVGAAEGILPSPVRPDPLLDPFEREELGAGGFPVEDVATEARREELSLWALLHSAGTSLTLSLPRLLGRSEAFPSPFLARLGVEPTDPPPAAICSDRELRLAELTGEERFDEVLERARHAYKVEVRRESDAPYDGHDGMVGIPYLPPPGGLAVTALVSLASCPFRFFGERVLRLDEPDEAADSLEPSLRGKLFHEVLQSVMESVIETDRGFAEVVRREPDADTGERANATASEDVGGRASGPWDEVVSGESPAGSGWAGADPRAVALARLDEAFERAEEELQLTSLPTWPLERSQHLRVLRRAIASERFIREGARVLELESPFQGRWRGIPVRGRVDRMDALADGIELLDYKSGSSISNLAKDEDGRPKVDLQLSIYREVAGAALAPNEPVAGSRYFSVSRAEDLRAATPSDEQLDTIAEGVKRAWREGAYPVDPDIDGAACRYCPLDPVCRKGPRLERKRHRP; this is encoded by the coding sequence ATGGTTGACCGAGAGGCGGCGCGCTTCGTCGTAACCTCGGCTCGGCTCGGGGTCGAGCCCCCGCCGCAGGCCGAGGGGCTTATCCTCCCCAACCGTCAGGCCGCCCGCTCACTCGGGGTCCCCTACCGGTCGCTCGAGGGGTTGGCGCAGGGAGTTATCCGATCGCGAGGAGTGAGGATCGCTCCGAAGGTCGTCGCGCACAGGATGCTGAGGCTGGCGGTCGTCCGCTCGGGCGCGGGCAGCGACCCCGGCGGCATCGCCCGCGCCGCCGAATCCACCCTTCGCGAGCTGCTCCGAGCCGGGGTCGACCTCGATGCCCTCGGGCAGGTCGGCAACCGCAGGGTCGAACGTCTCGCCGCCATCGCCGTTAGCTACCGGCGACTCCTGGCCCAGGAGGGTCTGATCGACGCCGCCGAACTGCTGTGGCGCGCTTCGGAGCTCGTGATGGAACCGGTCAGGCTCCAGCTACGCGGTTTCCCCCGCCTGCCGGCAGCCGAGCGGGCGTTCCTCGATGCGGTGGCCGCACCGGGCAGCACGATCCAGCTGCCGCTCCCCGCCGATGGCGCCCCGCTTTTCGCCGAGAATCTCGAGGCGCTCTCCGACTTCAGGGCGCGTGGATGGGTCACCAGGCAGGAGCAGCAGCCCGGAACCGAGAGGGCCGAGGGACCCGGCACGCTGGGCGTCAAGCTCGCCGAAGAGTTCCTGACTGGGCGGAGTGAGAGCCGAAGGGCGAACCTGGCCTGTTACGCCTACCCCGATCTAGAGGCCGAGTCGCGAGGGACTCTCGCGCTCGTCAAGCGGCTCCTCCGCAGAGGCGTGAGTCCCGGCCGCATCGCCATCGTCGCTCGTGACGAGGAGAGCTACGGGCCCACCCTGCTCGCGGTCGCCGAAGAGTACGGAGTGCCGTTGAGGGTCCTCTACCAGGTCCCGCTCGCTCAGGCGCGCTTCGGCGCCTGGCTCGCGGAGCTGCTCGAGGCGCTCGAGTCGCACCTGCCGTTCGAGGAGACGGCGAGGGTGCTGGCCCACCCACTGGTGAACGGCCTCGACGGTGAGACCTGGGCCGAGGTTCGCAGCGAGCACACGAGCGGCTGGGAAGCATGGCGCGCGCGGTTGCCCTACCTGGGCGAAGCCTGGCCGGCGAGCGCTGATCGTCGGGAGTTCATCGAGCGACTCGAGTCGCTCGTGAGCGACCTGGGCGCCCCCCGCAACGCCCTCGCCTGGGCCCGCGAAGCCCGCGCCGTAACCATCTTCTTCGAAGAGCTCAGGTCGCTGCCCGGCAGGTCGGCCGAGGTCACGCTCGAGGAGTTCATCGCCGAGGCCGCCGAACTGCTCAATCTCCTCACCGTGCCGGCGCAACCCGGCCGCGGCGGCGTCGAACTGCACACTCCGCTGTCGCTGTTCGGCGCTTCGGTGGATCACCTGTTCGTCGTTGGGGCCGCAGAAGGTATCCTCCCCAGCCCGGTTCGGCCCGACCCTCTCCTGGACCCGTTCGAACGTGAGGAGCTGGGGGCGGGAGGCTTCCCCGTCGAGGACGTCGCCACTGAGGCTCGCCGAGAAGAGCTGTCGCTCTGGGCGCTCCTGCACTCGGCCGGCACCTCGCTGACGCTCAGCCTCCCGAGGCTACTGGGGCGAAGCGAGGCGTTCCCGAGTCCCTTCCTGGCCCGGCTGGGCGTCGAGCCTACGGACCCTCCACCGGCCGCCATCTGCAGCGATCGAGAGTTGCGGCTGGCCGAGCTCACCGGGGAAGAACGGTTCGACGAGGTGCTGGAGCGAGCGAGGCACGCCTACAAGGTAGAGGTGCGGCGCGAGAGCGACGCTCCCTACGATGGTCACGACGGGATGGTCGGCATCCCCTACCTGCCGCCGCCTGGCGGGCTGGCCGTGACCGCGCTCGTTTCACTGGCGAGCTGCCCCTTCAGGTTCTTCGGCGAAAGGGTGCTGCGGCTCGACGAGCCGGATGAAGCGGCCGACTCCCTCGAACCCTCACTGCGCGGGAAACTCTTCCACGAGGTGCTGCAGAGTGTCATGGAGTCTGTCATCGAAACCGACCGCGGGTTCGCAGAGGTCGTGAGGCGAGAGCCCGATGCGGATACCGGAGAGAGGGCGAACGCAACCGCGAGCGAGGATGTGGGCGGGCGGGCGAGCGGGCCTTGGGACGAAGTGGTCAGCGGTGAGTCGCCGGCGGGGTCGGGTTGGGCCGGCGCCGATCCGCGAGCGGTGGCGCTGGCGCGACTCGACGAAGCGTTCGAGAGGGCCGAGGAGGAGCTCCAGCTTACCTCTCTGCCCACCTGGCCCCTAGAGCGGAGCCAGCACCTGAGGGTGCTGCGGCGCGCGATCGCATCGGAACGGTTCATCCGCGAAGGCGCGAGGGTTCTGGAGCTGGAGAGCCCATTCCAAGGCCGCTGGCGCGGCATCCCGGTACGTGGCCGGGTCGACCGGATGGACGCCCTGGCCGATGGCATCGAGCTGCTCGACTACAAGAGCGGCTCGAGCATCTCCAATCTGGCTAAGGACGAAGATGGTCGGCCCAAGGTCGACCTCCAACTGAGCATCTACCGCGAGGTGGCAGGCGCCGCTCTCGCCCCGAACGAGCCGGTTGCCGGCAGCCGCTACTTCTCGGTGAGCAGAGCGGAAGACCTCAGGGCGGCTACGCCCAGCGACGAGCAGCTCGACACGATCGCCGAGGGAGTCAAGAGAGCCTGGCGTGAAGGCGCCTATCCGGTCGATCCCGACATCGACGGCGCCGCATGCCGCTACTGCCCCCTCGACCCGGTCTGTCGGAAAGGGCCCCGACTCGAGAGGAAGCGTCACCGGCCGTGA
- a CDS encoding PHB depolymerase family esterase: MTTTGCKRLPVLVPLLLAWTLCLGQQAPGSRHEEMVVDAVARTYELYVPPGAGTEAGAAGLPLLVVLHGRGGSGAGIAAASGFNELAQAVVVYPDGLGAQWNYLAGIGANQGVDDVRFLHALVERMSDSLAIDPDRVYVAGYSNGGFMVQRLACESDSPFRAFASVAGAGFEGLPMACEQARPLSMMLVHGTADQVVPWAGQTGVFGGREIVLSASVPQTFGFWANQAGCGGASERNTVELDGTNVERVEVLKVTDCPAGNEVVLYALVGGDHDWLRLVGNGEARMGFDVSREILGFFGVELR, encoded by the coding sequence ATGACGACAACAGGTTGCAAGCGCCTGCCCGTACTGGTCCCGCTGCTGCTCGCCTGGACCCTCTGCCTGGGTCAGCAGGCGCCGGGCAGCCGACACGAAGAGATGGTCGTCGACGCAGTTGCCCGCACCTACGAGCTGTATGTGCCGCCCGGTGCCGGGACAGAGGCCGGAGCCGCGGGACTTCCGCTCCTCGTCGTGCTGCACGGCCGGGGAGGTAGCGGTGCCGGCATCGCCGCGGCCAGCGGCTTCAACGAGCTTGCCCAGGCGGTCGTCGTCTATCCTGACGGACTGGGAGCCCAGTGGAACTACCTCGCCGGCATAGGCGCCAACCAGGGAGTGGACGATGTCCGGTTCCTGCACGCGCTGGTCGAGCGGATGAGCGACTCCTTGGCGATCGACCCCGATCGGGTCTACGTGGCGGGTTACTCGAATGGCGGTTTCATGGTCCAGCGGCTCGCCTGCGAGTCCGACTCACCCTTCCGGGCGTTCGCGAGCGTGGCGGGCGCGGGCTTCGAAGGCCTGCCGATGGCGTGCGAACAGGCGCGACCGCTGTCGATGATGCTTGTGCACGGGACCGCTGACCAGGTGGTTCCGTGGGCCGGCCAGACGGGTGTCTTCGGCGGCCGCGAGATCGTGTTGTCGGCCTCGGTGCCGCAGACGTTCGGCTTCTGGGCGAATCAGGCCGGTTGCGGAGGCGCCAGCGAGAGGAACACCGTCGAGCTGGACGGAACGAACGTCGAGCGGGTCGAGGTGTTGAAGGTGACCGACTGTCCTGCCGGGAACGAGGTGGTGCTCTACGCCCTCGTGGGAGGCGACCACGACTGGCTGCGGCTTGTGGGGAACGGCGAGGCTCGGATGGGCTTCGACGTCAGCCGCGAGATACTCGGGTTCTTCGGCGTAGAGCTTCGCTGA
- a CDS encoding UvrD-helicase domain-containing protein: MSLPSPAPAAGPPLSHYQERIIEFVTSGQGNGVVRATAGAGKTSTLVAVASNLDPASRACFLAFGREAAAELARRLPPWVAAMTVHSLGRSTVERSLRSSGRRMQAVEKGKYRRLLRRALKERPGSSGLAPEQVAGCEEYLNRVVGLVRLHLVEPGDDGALRALVEHHAIVPPEPELEPASHRLLWKVLEQGLDEALELGICDFTDMLYLPVTQELDPPRFDFVCVDEAQDYSAAALAFTRRLVDARSGGRLLFVGDPRQSIYGFAGADSEAMDRIVAETKATVLPLSITYRCPRSHVALARLLAPEIEAGPSANEGRVFWIADRALEHWAREGDMVICRANAPLVKTCLRLARAGLRAFVRGRDLRKQLLELSERAVAGRSRDPRDELDAFEARETARLQRLAGRRAEPLVEARRDLVDCLRFLLANPRSGDAVGLRELQRRIEETFAQQEGAVILSTVHRAKGLESDRVLLLYPELMPAPYARTARSLRGEAAVQFVALTRARHDLVFVSNASAQASRAVSKDGMRSGPVGSRSPPATADPDRAPPATSLDPVGVELAPEDLTGQGKGVWREVLELARLLSRTRG, encoded by the coding sequence GTGAGCCTCCCCTCCCCCGCCCCGGCAGCCGGACCCCCTCTCAGCCACTACCAGGAGCGGATAATCGAGTTCGTCACCAGTGGGCAGGGCAACGGCGTCGTACGGGCGACCGCAGGCGCCGGCAAGACCTCGACGTTGGTAGCGGTAGCGTCGAACCTCGACCCGGCCTCGAGGGCTTGCTTCCTCGCTTTCGGCCGCGAAGCGGCCGCCGAACTCGCCCGCAGACTGCCGCCCTGGGTGGCAGCCATGACGGTGCACAGCCTCGGCCGTTCTACCGTCGAACGCTCGCTGCGCTCGAGCGGAAGGAGGATGCAGGCTGTCGAGAAGGGGAAGTACCGGAGACTCCTTCGGCGCGCCCTGAAGGAGCGGCCTGGATCGTCGGGGCTCGCTCCCGAGCAGGTTGCAGGATGCGAGGAGTATCTGAACAGGGTGGTGGGCCTCGTCCGCCTCCACCTTGTCGAACCGGGTGACGACGGGGCCCTGCGCGCGCTCGTCGAGCACCACGCCATCGTGCCGCCCGAGCCGGAGCTGGAGCCGGCCAGCCACAGACTGCTGTGGAAGGTGCTCGAGCAGGGGCTCGACGAGGCGCTCGAGCTGGGGATCTGCGACTTCACCGACATGCTCTACCTGCCCGTCACCCAGGAGCTCGATCCTCCCCGGTTCGACTTCGTCTGCGTCGACGAGGCACAGGATTACAGCGCGGCCGCCCTTGCCTTCACCCGACGTCTGGTGGACGCCCGCTCGGGCGGCAGGCTGCTGTTCGTAGGGGATCCCAGGCAGAGCATTTACGGTTTCGCCGGCGCCGACTCCGAGGCGATGGACCGGATAGTCGCCGAGACGAAGGCCACGGTCCTGCCGCTCAGCATCACCTACCGCTGCCCCCGCTCCCACGTGGCCCTGGCTCGCCTGCTCGCTCCGGAGATCGAAGCTGGCCCCTCCGCGAACGAAGGCAGGGTGTTCTGGATCGCCGACCGGGCGCTGGAACATTGGGCGAGGGAGGGGGACATGGTCATCTGTCGCGCCAACGCCCCCCTGGTGAAGACCTGTCTGCGACTCGCCCGCGCCGGGCTTCGGGCCTTCGTCCGGGGACGGGACCTGCGCAAGCAGCTGCTGGAGTTGAGTGAACGGGCGGTCGCTGGGAGGAGCCGGGACCCCCGCGACGAACTGGACGCCTTCGAAGCCCGTGAAACCGCACGACTGCAACGCCTGGCGGGCAGGAGGGCCGAGCCGCTCGTAGAGGCTCGACGCGACCTCGTCGACTGCCTCCGTTTCCTGCTCGCGAACCCTCGAAGCGGGGATGCAGTGGGGTTACGGGAGCTCCAGCGGAGGATAGAGGAAACGTTCGCTCAGCAGGAGGGTGCCGTGATCCTCTCGACCGTCCACCGGGCGAAGGGGCTGGAATCCGACCGTGTCCTGCTCCTCTACCCAGAGCTCATGCCTGCTCCCTACGCTCGCACCGCGCGATCGCTCCGAGGCGAAGCGGCCGTCCAGTTCGTCGCCCTCACCCGCGCTCGACACGACCTCGTTTTCGTGTCCAACGCCAGCGCCCAGGCGAGCAGGGCGGTCTCCAAGGACGGGATGCGCAGTGGACCGGTCGGCAGCCGCTCTCCTCCCGCTACCGCCGACCCGGACCGGGCGCCGCCTGCGACGTCGCTCGACCCCGTAGGTGTCGAGCTCGCCCCGGAAGATCTGACCGGACAGGGCAAAGGGGTATGGCGGGAGGTGCTCGAGCTGGCCAGGCTGCTGTCGAGGACCAGGGGTTGA